In Ammospiza caudacuta isolate bAmmCau1 chromosome 30, bAmmCau1.pri, whole genome shotgun sequence, one DNA window encodes the following:
- the LOC131569652 gene encoding keratinocyte proline-rich protein-like, whose product MIYSSGRESFFNLNSTWYDPSGSWLDTRRTPFRYGYSTCCSSGGSSGCHGEGCEGMRGHDYRHYGYRQPRCAERCHGYSSSCHGGGDGCVRRPTYSYGGSGGCQGYGRSVCAERCQGSSSSCHGGGSSCVRRPTYSYGGSGGCQGYGRSVCSERCHGTVVQGGKPCCGTPVQSIPVQSCPQPVQSIPVQSCPQPVQVCPCPCPPPVKSIPAQTCPPPVQVCPRPCPPPVKSIPVKSCPPPVQTCPPPVQTCPCPCPTPVQQGCVPVAKGIPRQQQKQVCKVPARKIK is encoded by the coding sequence ATGATTTACTCCTCAGGAAGAGAATCCTTCTTCAACCTGAACTCCACCTGGTACGACCCCTCTGGCTCCTGGCTGGACACGCGGCGCACGCCCTTCCGCTACGGTTACTCCACCTGCTGCTCCTCGGGCGGCTCCTCGGGCTGCCACGGCGAGGGTTGCGAGGGCATGAGGGGCCATGACTACCGGCACTACGGCTACCGACAGCCCCGCTGCGCCGAGCGCTGCCACGGCTACTCCAGCTCGTGCCATGGAGGGGGGGACGGCTGCGTCAGGAGGCCCACGTACAGCtatgggggctcaggggggtgCCAGGGTTATGGGaggtctgtgtgtgctgagagGTGCCAGGGCTCCTCGAGTTCATGCCATGGAGGAgggtccagctgtgtcaggagacCCACGTACAGctatgggggttcaggggggtgCCAGGGTTATGGGAGGTCTGTGTGCTCCGAGAGGTGCCACGGGACAGTGGTCCAAGGGGGGAAGCCGTGCTGTGGGACCCCCGTGCAGAGCATCCCAGTGCAGAGCTGTCCCCAACCAGTGCAGAGCATCCCAGTGCAGAGCTGTCCCCAACCAGTgcaggtgtgtccctgtccctgtcccccacccGTGAAGAGCATCCCAGCCCAGACCTGTCCTCCACCAGTGCAGGtgtgtccccgtccctgtcctCCTCCCGTGAAGAGCATCCCAGTGAAGAGCTGTCCCCCCCCAGTCCAGACCTGTCCCCCTCCAGTCCAGACCTGTCCTTGTCCATGTCCCACTCCAgtccagcagggctgtgtccccgTGGCCAAGGGCATCCCCCgccagcagcagaagcaagTCTGCAAAGTGCCAGCCCGGAAGATCAAATAA